A section of the Geoalkalibacter ferrihydriticus DSM 17813 genome encodes:
- a CDS encoding peptidase U32 family protein yields MKIISPVDNLAEAQELLNEGADELYGGYVPPAWEQKFGQPASINQRTFAAAQIGSFEELSAIISLAHGRGRGFSLTLNAPFYAEAMLPHLLDYVDEAVAAGVDGIILADLVLLRLLARRHPHLELHASTLAHLGNSEAVKFYQAQGVRRVVLPRHLNLAEMAAIVKRVPGVLFDAFMLVGKCPNTEGLCTFHHTSPDRIWPCEIPYTLTALSEPVTPQLKAAMERQRSWSTTNRRHGCGLCAIPHLAAAGIFGLKLVGRGAPAAQKIKNIQLVRSFQELAVEETDFDSYRRRARQAHHQRFGSLCSPNVCYYPEFYEAE; encoded by the coding sequence ATGAAGATCATTTCCCCGGTGGACAATCTGGCCGAAGCCCAAGAGTTGCTGAATGAAGGAGCCGATGAACTGTACGGCGGCTATGTCCCGCCTGCCTGGGAGCAGAAATTCGGTCAGCCAGCGTCCATCAATCAGCGCACCTTTGCCGCCGCCCAAATCGGCAGCTTTGAGGAGCTGTCCGCGATCATCTCTTTGGCTCACGGCCGGGGGCGAGGTTTTTCCCTGACGCTGAACGCACCTTTCTATGCCGAGGCTATGTTGCCCCATCTGCTGGATTACGTTGATGAGGCGGTAGCGGCCGGGGTCGACGGTATTATTCTGGCGGATCTGGTCCTGTTGCGCTTGCTGGCGCGTCGCCATCCGCACCTGGAGTTGCACGCCAGCACCCTGGCGCATCTGGGAAATTCCGAAGCAGTCAAATTCTACCAGGCGCAAGGTGTGCGTCGTGTGGTACTGCCACGCCATTTGAACCTGGCCGAGATGGCCGCAATCGTCAAACGGGTGCCGGGTGTGTTGTTCGACGCCTTCATGCTGGTGGGCAAGTGTCCCAATACCGAGGGCCTCTGCACATTTCACCACACCAGCCCCGATCGGATCTGGCCCTGTGAAATTCCCTATACACTGACTGCTCTGAGCGAACCGGTTACGCCGCAACTGAAGGCGGCCATGGAGCGACAGCGCAGTTGGTCCACGACCAATCGGCGCCATGGATGCGGTTTGTGTGCCATTCCCCATCTGGCGGCGGCTGGAATTTTCGGACTCAAACTGGTGGGGCGCGGGGCGCCGGCCGCGCAGAAAATCAAAAACATTCAACTTGTTCGCAGCTTTCAGGAATTGGCTGTCGAGGAGACGGATTTCGATTCCTATCGGCGTCGGGCGCGGCAGGCCCATCACCAGCGATTCGGTTCGCTCTGCTCGCCCAATGTTTGTTATTATCCCGAATTTTATGAAGCTGAATAA
- a CDS encoding TlyA family RNA methyltransferase: protein MEKQRLDKLLMERGLAASRQRAQALILAGQVLVDGMPMDKAGTLVKVAAEVRLRGEDMPYVSRGGLKLAAGLDAFALDVRDLVAIDVGASTGGFTDCLLQRGAARVYAVDVGYGQLAWKLRQDERVINMERTNIRDLAPEKVPEELRLAVIDASFISLEKVLPPTLALLAEGSDIVALIKPQFEVGRGQVGKGGVVRDAGQHAAVVEKISQHAQSLGCQVLGVTDSPLLGPKGNREFLIHLRLERRVVPGEAQNPASLAS, encoded by the coding sequence ATGGAAAAACAGCGTCTTGATAAACTGCTGATGGAGCGCGGGCTGGCTGCCTCGCGTCAGCGTGCACAGGCCTTGATTCTTGCCGGCCAGGTACTGGTCGACGGCATGCCGATGGACAAGGCCGGAACCCTGGTGAAAGTCGCGGCCGAGGTGCGCCTGCGGGGTGAGGACATGCCCTATGTCTCGCGCGGCGGGCTTAAGTTGGCCGCAGGTCTGGATGCTTTTGCCCTGGATGTTCGGGATCTGGTCGCCATCGATGTGGGAGCCTCGACGGGTGGTTTCACCGATTGCCTCTTGCAGCGCGGCGCGGCGCGGGTTTATGCCGTGGACGTCGGCTATGGCCAGCTTGCCTGGAAACTGCGCCAGGATGAGCGCGTCATTAATATGGAGCGGACCAACATCCGCGACCTGGCTCCTGAAAAGGTGCCGGAGGAGCTGCGTCTGGCCGTGATCGACGCCTCATTCATTTCTCTTGAAAAAGTTCTGCCTCCAACCCTGGCACTGCTGGCTGAGGGCTCCGACATCGTTGCACTGATCAAGCCGCAGTTCGAAGTCGGGCGTGGGCAAGTAGGCAAGGGGGGGGTGGTGCGCGATGCCGGCCAGCATGCAGCGGTCGTGGAAAAAATTTCTCAGCATGCGCAAAGCCTGGGTTGTCAGGTCCTGGGGGTGACGGACAGTCCGCTGCTCGGCCCCAAGGGCAACCGCGAGTTTCTCATCCATTTACGCCTGGAGCGGCGGGTCGTACCGGGCGAGGCGCAAAATCCCGCATCGCTTGCATCCTGA
- a CDS encoding ATP-binding protein, which yields MILRSLELRHFGKFGERNFEFRRGMNLIVGPNEAGKSTLVEAIPAVLFGVRNKERYRPWGRQGSCEAALVLEARERTVRIERDILSDRVALVERDDLYHTLYQFEGKVSPQGRSSERSEYLEQLARLFGVADEDIFRASLFFGQGSLEVSGQGGMAAKIKTLLSGFVEVDYDRVLQTLQDDYFAITRQNPWGKDKTRDRELDEVRKRLEQLESRWFAEQGSLKDLETLRTELAELSRFIEAGRSDYDKGERYLVWVRKQLEVEEKAAQLRRDLQRLDQQGDKIAALQQRRAGIEKELQAAGLPRKLPEKLPQLLTESETVRQELVAVQTEAASLREQLLALPKPAWQWRLGATLAGVSAAAGALAWNSEWLIWCAGGTLALLAGLWAPHVFQLFRFRSEMSGLQGQAQVLEERRLEVQARLAGLDEQFDQVGMRPSSIERIKMLRNLEKHRELANQLREVESALGVLDAESHLTAEKEESVRELALLEERLEKERPKHREAMLTREELSEAEEKLRSLGEELREKENRLLELTRREAALQGELADLERIEEEGALLREREACLGRRSQAFRSAFDMLAGAVDEFRKTYLERFSSDIGESLATVTGGRYSEVRLEDDFRLLLRTRGSQWQPVEHFSRGTVDAVYFAVRLALTRHLAGGRRLPLLLDDPLVNLDATRLADTLSILEKISAEHQVVLLAHDERLLRQAARERWNVIPLEKFKTPSPQDLQERNEDVRQLYLL from the coding sequence ATGATTTTACGTAGCCTGGAACTACGCCATTTCGGGAAGTTTGGTGAGCGAAATTTTGAGTTTCGACGGGGGATGAATCTGATCGTCGGCCCCAATGAGGCCGGCAAGTCGACTTTGGTCGAGGCGATTCCCGCCGTTTTGTTCGGAGTCCGCAACAAGGAGCGCTATCGCCCCTGGGGGCGGCAGGGCAGTTGCGAAGCTGCGCTGGTTCTCGAGGCACGCGAGCGCACGGTGCGCATCGAGCGCGACATTCTCAGTGATCGGGTTGCCCTGGTCGAGCGTGACGACCTTTATCACACTCTCTACCAGTTCGAGGGGAAAGTCTCGCCTCAGGGGCGCTCATCGGAGCGCAGCGAGTACCTTGAACAACTGGCGCGGCTCTTCGGCGTTGCCGATGAAGACATCTTTCGCGCCTCGCTGTTTTTCGGCCAGGGCAGCCTGGAAGTCTCCGGGCAGGGCGGTATGGCCGCGAAAATCAAGACGCTACTCTCGGGCTTTGTCGAGGTGGATTATGATCGCGTTCTGCAAACGCTCCAGGATGATTATTTTGCCATCACCCGCCAGAATCCCTGGGGCAAAGATAAGACCCGCGACCGCGAACTCGACGAAGTACGCAAGCGCCTTGAGCAACTCGAGAGCCGCTGGTTTGCGGAACAGGGTAGCCTCAAGGATCTGGAAACCCTGCGTACCGAACTGGCCGAGCTGTCCCGCTTTATAGAGGCGGGTCGCAGTGATTACGACAAAGGCGAACGTTACCTGGTCTGGGTGCGTAAGCAATTGGAAGTGGAGGAAAAGGCCGCACAGTTGCGCCGCGATCTCCAGCGCCTTGATCAGCAGGGAGACAAGATTGCAGCTCTGCAGCAACGCCGGGCGGGGATTGAAAAGGAACTCCAGGCTGCCGGCCTGCCGCGCAAACTTCCTGAAAAACTGCCCCAGTTGTTGACGGAAAGCGAAACGGTGCGCCAGGAACTGGTGGCTGTACAAACCGAAGCGGCGTCCCTGCGCGAGCAGCTGTTGGCCTTGCCCAAACCGGCTTGGCAGTGGCGTCTGGGGGCAACTCTGGCGGGCGTTTCAGCTGCGGCGGGTGCCCTGGCCTGGAATTCCGAATGGCTGATTTGGTGTGCCGGCGGCACGCTGGCGCTGCTGGCTGGATTGTGGGCGCCTCATGTCTTCCAACTTTTTCGTTTTCGTAGTGAAATGAGCGGACTGCAGGGGCAGGCACAGGTTCTCGAAGAGCGTCGCCTTGAGGTGCAGGCACGGCTCGCGGGGTTGGATGAGCAGTTCGACCAAGTCGGCATGCGTCCCTCGTCTATTGAGCGGATAAAAATGTTGCGCAACCTTGAAAAACACCGGGAATTGGCCAATCAATTGCGCGAGGTGGAAAGTGCTCTTGGCGTACTGGACGCCGAAAGTCATCTCACGGCCGAGAAGGAAGAGAGCGTGCGCGAACTGGCGCTGCTTGAAGAGCGGCTGGAAAAGGAGCGACCCAAGCACCGCGAAGCTATGCTTACCCGCGAGGAGTTGTCTGAAGCCGAGGAAAAGTTGCGGAGCCTGGGGGAAGAACTGCGGGAAAAGGAAAATCGTCTGTTGGAGCTGACCCGGCGCGAAGCAGCCCTGCAGGGTGAACTCGCCGACCTTGAGCGTATCGAAGAGGAAGGGGCTTTGCTGCGTGAGCGCGAAGCCTGCCTGGGGCGCCGCAGTCAGGCTTTCAGGTCTGCCTTTGATATGCTTGCTGGTGCGGTTGATGAGTTTCGCAAAACTTATTTGGAACGTTTTTCCAGCGACATCGGCGAATCCCTGGCAACGGTGACCGGCGGCCGCTATTCCGAGGTGCGCCTCGAGGATGATTTTCGTCTCCTGCTGCGTACCCGCGGCAGCCAATGGCAACCGGTGGAACATTTCAGCCGCGGTACCGTGGACGCGGTTTATTTCGCCGTGCGTCTGGCGCTGACCCGCCATTTGGCAGGGGGGCGGCGCCTGCCGCTGCTGCTCGATGATCCGCTGGTGAATCTTGACGCTACACGACTCGCAGACACCCTGAGCATCCTGGAAAAGATCAGTGCCGAACATCAGGTGGTGCTGCTTGCCCACGATGAACGGCTGTTGCGCCAGGCTGCCCGCGAACGTTGGAATGTGATACCCTTGGAAAAATTCAAGACGCCTTCTCCTCAAGACCTTCAAGAAAGGAATGAAGATGTCCGACAACTGTATCTTCTGTAA
- a CDS encoding SAM-dependent methyltransferase yields MTENKVYFIGAGPGDPEFLTLKGARALAQSQLVFAPTPYEQTFAELLAGKTILVPFEYYFQELLERIRASLETGAVSFLVPGDLTFYSPFQGLIDALGEAAEVIPGVGTVNAASARLKKTLDLPGVCKSTVIVSPRTLGDRPEDPKLIDYARPGTSLLIYMNNIPLPDLANELRRGYGCNVPIVIVHRLCLPGEEIVQGTLDDIVAKVGARDFFNLRAKTKRPALTLVLVGESLTAQEDGSWWDYRRENIWRYRDGE; encoded by the coding sequence ATGACCGAGAACAAAGTTTATTTTATTGGTGCCGGGCCGGGAGATCCCGAATTTCTTACTCTCAAGGGGGCGCGGGCTCTGGCGCAATCTCAGTTGGTCTTCGCTCCGACGCCTTATGAACAGACGTTTGCCGAGCTGCTTGCGGGTAAGACGATCCTGGTGCCCTTCGAGTATTACTTTCAGGAGCTTCTCGAGCGCATCCGCGCGAGTCTTGAAACCGGCGCTGTGTCTTTTCTGGTGCCCGGCGATCTGACCTTCTATTCACCTTTCCAGGGGCTGATCGACGCTCTGGGCGAGGCGGCCGAAGTGATTCCCGGCGTCGGTACCGTCAACGCGGCGTCTGCGCGTCTGAAGAAAACGCTGGATCTTCCCGGTGTCTGCAAAAGCACGGTGATCGTTTCGCCGCGCACTCTCGGCGACCGTCCCGAAGATCCCAAGCTTATTGACTATGCCCGTCCGGGGACCTCGCTGCTGATCTACATGAACAATATTCCCCTGCCGGACCTGGCGAATGAGTTGCGTCGCGGTTACGGATGCAATGTGCCCATCGTCATCGTCCATCGTTTGTGTCTGCCCGGTGAGGAGATCGTGCAAGGAACCCTCGACGATATTGTCGCCAAGGTCGGCGCCCGGGATTTTTTCAACCTGCGGGCGAAAACCAAGCGTCCCGCCTTGACTCTGGTGCTGGTTGGTGAGTCACTGACGGCTCAAGAGGATGGCAGTTGGTGGGATTATCGCCGCGAAAACATCTGGCGCTACCGTGATGGGGAATAG
- a CDS encoding metallophosphoesterase family protein — translation MIRILHTADLHLDAPFTQLGDKVAQRQDDFLKTFERLLTLAIKNEVHLFVVAGDLFDHSRPDSALVGRVQAGLKRLADRGIVPVLIPGTHDNVIAADSVYRRHEFPGTLVLQAPSVEEPASLSVQGTQIFLYGFAYRSSVSEGALASMQRRCEEGLHIGLLHGAREGSPEWDYRKKDVPFNLPLLKGLDLDYVALGHYHEFEILADEGRIWACYPGSPEGKRFGENGPRYCVLVTVEARNARVEKLVSNTRTLEERTLDLGGCPGDAEAAAAIAALGSGDLLLRLTLTGVVEAPLDLARLRALLADEFFHLDLVDRTGLFDSRFARRIENEQTVRGLFVRRARERIGAADPEERLVLEEAFREVLVRFHAFGGGTP, via the coding sequence ATGATTCGCATTCTGCATACCGCCGATCTGCATCTCGACGCCCCCTTCACTCAGTTGGGTGACAAAGTGGCACAGCGGCAGGACGACTTTCTCAAAACCTTCGAGCGGCTTTTGACGCTGGCCATCAAAAACGAGGTGCATCTGTTTGTCGTGGCCGGGGATCTTTTCGATCATTCGCGGCCCGATTCGGCTTTGGTCGGCCGGGTGCAGGCAGGACTCAAGCGCCTTGCCGATCGCGGCATCGTGCCGGTCCTGATTCCTGGTACCCATGACAATGTCATCGCGGCAGACTCGGTTTACCGCCGTCACGAATTTCCCGGAACCCTGGTCCTGCAAGCCCCTTCGGTGGAAGAGCCGGCAAGTCTCAGCGTGCAGGGAACGCAGATCTTTCTCTATGGCTTTGCGTACCGCTCGAGCGTTTCAGAGGGTGCCCTGGCTTCTATGCAAAGACGCTGCGAGGAAGGCCTGCACATCGGGCTCTTGCACGGTGCGCGCGAAGGTAGCCCTGAATGGGATTACCGCAAAAAGGATGTGCCTTTCAACCTGCCCCTGCTTAAAGGATTGGACCTCGACTATGTGGCTCTGGGCCATTACCATGAATTCGAGATCCTCGCTGACGAGGGTCGCATCTGGGCCTGCTATCCGGGTTCTCCCGAAGGCAAGCGATTCGGCGAGAACGGCCCGCGCTACTGTGTCTTGGTCACGGTGGAGGCGCGCAACGCCAGGGTCGAGAAACTCGTCAGCAATACGCGCACCCTGGAGGAGCGAACCCTGGATCTGGGTGGCTGTCCCGGAGATGCCGAAGCGGCGGCGGCCATTGCCGCTCTGGGCTCCGGCGATCTGTTGCTGCGTTTGACGCTGACCGGTGTGGTGGAAGCGCCTCTTGATCTGGCGCGACTGCGCGCTCTGCTGGCAGATGAGTTTTTTCATCTGGATCTGGTGGACCGCACCGGCCTCTTTGACAGTCGCTTTGCCCGGCGCATCGAGAACGAGCAGACCGTGCGTGGCCTGTTCGTGCGGCGTGCCCGCGAACGTATCGGTGCTGCCGATCCCGAAGAGCGTCTTGTCTTGGAAGAGGCTTTTCGCGAGGTGCTGGTGCGCTTTCATGCCTTTGGGGGAGGAACCCCATGA